In Candidatus Rhabdochlamydia sp. T3358, one genomic interval encodes:
- the ligD gene encoding non-homologous end-joining DNA ligase, with translation MPPRKVLNFISPMLATLIKQPFDDENWIFEIKFDGYRALAFINHKHVQLKSRNNQLWNTKFPSIIASLEKIDSQVIFDGELVVLDTKGKSHFQWIQNYQKEPKGALYYYVFDLLYKDGKDLRELPLIERKALLEKYLKKLALPQVRFSQHLFGKGKAFFKQAAKAHLEGIIGKRALSTYQSRRSLDWVKIKNILRQEVVIGGFTKPRGSRTKFGALLVGVYNNQEELNFIGRVGGGFDTAVLEEMYHKLKPLIQKNNPFKNHPKISATWVKPQLVCEVSFTEWTQNNNMRHPIFQGLRTDKRPKDVKKETPKRR, from the coding sequence ATGCCTCCTCGTAAAGTGCTTAATTTTATTTCTCCTATGCTAGCAACGTTGATCAAACAACCATTTGACGATGAAAATTGGATCTTTGAAATCAAGTTTGATGGATACCGCGCCCTTGCCTTTATCAATCACAAACACGTTCAATTAAAATCTCGGAACAATCAGCTATGGAATACAAAATTCCCTTCGATCATAGCTAGCCTTGAAAAAATTGACTCGCAAGTTATTTTTGATGGAGAGCTAGTTGTATTAGATACAAAGGGAAAGTCTCATTTTCAATGGATACAAAATTATCAGAAAGAGCCTAAAGGGGCTTTATATTATTATGTATTCGATTTGCTGTATAAAGATGGAAAGGATTTAAGAGAGCTTCCTCTGATAGAGCGTAAAGCGCTTTTAGAAAAGTATCTAAAAAAGCTAGCTCTTCCTCAGGTGCGTTTTAGTCAACATTTGTTTGGGAAAGGAAAAGCCTTTTTTAAACAAGCAGCAAAAGCGCATTTAGAAGGGATCATAGGAAAAAGAGCCTTAAGCACCTACCAATCCAGGCGAAGTTTAGATTGGGTAAAAATAAAGAACATTTTGAGACAAGAAGTTGTCATAGGCGGTTTTACAAAACCAAGAGGTTCTCGCACAAAATTTGGAGCTTTGCTAGTAGGGGTTTATAATAACCAAGAAGAACTAAATTTTATTGGGCGTGTTGGGGGTGGGTTTGACACCGCTGTTTTAGAAGAGATGTATCATAAGCTAAAGCCATTGATTCAAAAAAATAACCCTTTTAAGAACCATCCGAAAATCAGCGCAACTTGGGTCAAACCCCAATTGGTCTGTGAAGTGAGTTTTACCGAATGGACGCAAAATAACAATATGCGACATCCCATTTTTCAAGGTTTAAGAACCGACAAGAGGCCTAAAGATGTTAAAAAAGAAACCCCTAAAAGACGATAA
- the ligD gene encoding non-homologous end-joining DNA ligase, whose product MLKKKPLKDDKEKLFLTHLDKIYWPKEKYTKADLLHYYKQIAPLILPYLKDRPIVLYRFPNGIQEKGFYQKDINFSHPKWIKTYPIRHENKVDHYLLIHDLRSLLFAVNLGSIDLHPFMSRCKQLEKPDYCLIDLDPHGVSFQKVVEVALVAHEILEEVGIKHYCKTSGGNGLHIFIPLHAKYSYEQSRQFAELISLCIQKKLPDSTSLERSPKKRQKKVYLDCLQNRAGQTVVAPYVVRPRLKALVSTPLTWKEVNKKLDPAVFTMKTVLPRFKQKGDLFKEVLTARVNMKTALAYLYRLK is encoded by the coding sequence ATGTTAAAAAAGAAACCCCTAAAAGACGATAAAGAAAAGCTTTTCTTAACGCATTTAGATAAAATCTACTGGCCAAAAGAAAAATATACAAAAGCAGATCTTTTACATTACTACAAGCAAATAGCTCCTCTTATTCTCCCTTATTTAAAGGATCGGCCGATTGTATTGTATCGTTTTCCCAATGGAATTCAAGAAAAGGGATTTTATCAAAAAGACATCAATTTTTCTCATCCGAAATGGATTAAAACCTATCCTATTCGACATGAAAATAAAGTCGATCATTACCTTCTGATTCATGATTTGCGAAGTTTGCTCTTTGCCGTAAACTTAGGAAGTATCGATTTACATCCTTTTATGTCGCGTTGTAAACAACTAGAAAAACCTGATTATTGCCTGATTGACCTAGACCCACATGGGGTTTCTTTTCAGAAAGTGGTTGAAGTAGCTTTAGTAGCTCATGAAATTTTAGAAGAAGTTGGTATCAAACATTATTGCAAAACATCTGGTGGCAATGGCCTCCACATATTTATACCGCTTCACGCTAAATACAGCTATGAACAATCAAGGCAATTTGCAGAGCTTATTTCTCTTTGTATTCAAAAAAAACTCCCAGATAGCACTTCTTTAGAAAGAAGTCCTAAAAAGCGTCAAAAAAAAGTGTATTTAGATTGTTTGCAAAATCGTGCTGGACAAACAGTTGTTGCTCCTTATGTTGTGCGCCCGCGACTGAAGGCGCTTGTATCCACTCCATTAACTTGGAAAGAGGTGAATAAAAAGTTAGATCCTGCTGTATTCACCATGAAAACCGTTTTGCCTCGTTTCAAACAAAAGGGAGATCTTTTTAAGGAGGTGCTTACAGCTAGAGTGAACATGAAAACAGCATTAGCGTATTTGTATAGGCTCAAATGA
- a CDS encoding DNA polymerase ligase N-terminal domain-containing protein: protein MSLKEYRSKRNLKKSSEPLSGKKHTGFLRFCVQKHAARHLHYDFRLEYRGALLSWAVPKGPSMNPKIKRLAIKVEDHPLDYQYFEGVIPKGNYGAGTVKIWDHGFYTSADATEPKRIEKILSQGLKKGHFTVIVKGKKVKGEFVFQKLKTDKDNTWLLMKKADEYASS, encoded by the coding sequence ATGAGTCTTAAAGAATATAGATCTAAAAGAAACCTCAAAAAAAGCTCAGAGCCTTTATCAGGAAAAAAGCACACAGGCTTCTTGCGTTTTTGTGTCCAAAAACATGCTGCTCGACATTTGCATTATGATTTTCGCTTGGAGTATCGAGGAGCTCTCTTAAGCTGGGCTGTTCCAAAAGGCCCTTCCATGAATCCTAAAATCAAACGCTTAGCAATAAAAGTAGAAGATCATCCCCTTGATTATCAATATTTTGAAGGAGTGATTCCCAAGGGAAACTATGGAGCCGGGACAGTCAAAATATGGGATCATGGTTTTTATACCAGCGCTGATGCTACTGAGCCTAAAAGGATAGAAAAAATCCTTAGCCAAGGGTTAAAAAAAGGCCATTTTACCGTTATTGTAAAGGGAAAAAAAGTCAAAGGGGAGTTTGTGTTTCAAAAGCTGAAAACAGACAAAGACAATACATGGCTTCTGATGAAAAAAGCGGATGAATATGCCTCCTCGTAA
- a CDS encoding class D beta-lactamase, producing the protein MYQSLFSKLMACFLLVFPCAYSFSAEENFLLINGISGEKIVELGSHLNERITPCSTFKIALSLMGYDKEILKDEKTPIWLFQEGYDHFLESWKTPQTPQSWMKTSCVWFSRILAKELGRENMQKYLALLEYGNQDISGGLTKAWLVSSLKISPKEQVDLIQKAILGKLPISHNAMQMTKKLLFVDQLPKGWNLFGKTGWTGSMTGKDGKNSEIGWFVGWVEKDDKFFPFAYNIYEDKINLAQRIPRVKKLLVQSNVIAEVLHD; encoded by the coding sequence ATGTATCAATCTCTATTTTCAAAATTAATGGCTTGTTTTTTACTTGTTTTTCCCTGCGCATACTCTTTTTCAGCTGAGGAAAACTTTCTTCTCATTAATGGCATATCGGGTGAGAAAATAGTAGAACTAGGTTCACATCTCAATGAACGCATTACTCCCTGTTCTACATTTAAGATTGCTTTAAGCTTGATGGGATATGACAAAGAGATCTTAAAGGATGAAAAAACTCCAATCTGGTTATTTCAAGAAGGCTATGATCACTTCTTAGAGTCCTGGAAAACTCCTCAAACCCCGCAATCTTGGATGAAAACCTCTTGTGTTTGGTTCTCCCGTATCTTAGCAAAAGAATTGGGGCGGGAAAATATGCAAAAATATCTAGCCTTATTAGAATACGGCAATCAAGATATATCTGGGGGCTTAACAAAAGCATGGCTGGTCTCTTCTTTAAAAATCTCTCCTAAAGAACAAGTTGATCTTATTCAAAAAGCCATTCTTGGAAAACTTCCTATTTCACATAACGCTATGCAAATGACAAAAAAGCTGTTATTTGTAGATCAATTGCCCAAAGGATGGAATTTGTTTGGGAAAACAGGCTGGACTGGTTCTATGACGGGAAAAGATGGGAAAAATTCAGAGATAGGCTGGTTTGTAGGATGGGTTGAAAAAGATGATAAATTCTTTCCTTTTGCCTACAATATTTATGAAGATAAAATAAACCTTGCACAAAGAATCCCAAGAGTTAAAAAGCTATTAGTCCAATCTAATGTAATAGCAGAGGTTCTACATGACTAA
- a CDS encoding DNA-3-methyladenine glycosylase I — protein sequence MAVLGVDGKKRCFGISELYAEYHDNEWGIAVHNDQRLFEMLILEGAQAGLSWETILKRREGYRKAFYCFDPAKVALMSDSELEALRQNPEIIRNRLKIYAARQNAQAFLKIQKEFGSFDCYVWGFVNKSPIVNHWRGLKEIPATTAESDALAKDLKKRGMTFVGSTIIYAFMQAVGLVNDHITECWCYGR from the coding sequence ATGGCAGTACTTGGAGTTGATGGAAAAAAGCGCTGTTTTGGGATTAGTGAGCTTTATGCAGAATATCACGACAACGAATGGGGAATTGCTGTCCACAACGACCAGCGCTTATTTGAGATGCTCATTCTTGAAGGGGCACAAGCAGGCTTAAGCTGGGAAACCATCTTAAAAAGACGAGAGGGATACCGAAAGGCTTTTTATTGTTTTGATCCTGCAAAGGTTGCCTTAATGAGTGATTCAGAGCTAGAGGCTCTACGCCAAAACCCTGAAATTATTCGCAATCGGTTGAAAATTTATGCAGCGCGCCAAAATGCTCAAGCATTCTTGAAGATTCAGAAAGAATTCGGTTCTTTTGATTGCTATGTTTGGGGGTTTGTAAACAAAAGTCCTATCGTTAACCACTGGCGGGGACTTAAAGAAATCCCAGCTACTACTGCTGAGAGCGATGCTCTTGCTAAAGACTTAAAAAAACGCGGTATGACATTTGTTGGTTCTACGATTATTTATGCGTTTATGCAGGCTGTAGGACTAGTTAATGACCATATTACAGAGTGCTGGTGTTATGGTCGGTAG
- a CDS encoding pentapeptide repeat-containing protein produces the protein MSLLLKQKFENQIFKEENYTTFNLKNKIFSHVIFETSNFTQSDLRNTRFLDCKLNGCNLSLIKIEGCRFQDVEFQDCKLLGIDFSKCDKMFLSIKFKKCLIDTSNFSGLDLKNTLFQECVIRDTHFSDTNLTGSNFTGSDLQGSTFHNTNLSKATFVGAINYSINPLTNKLSKARFSNPEVLSLLEYLGIIID, from the coding sequence ATGTCTCTTTTATTAAAACAGAAATTTGAAAACCAAATCTTTAAAGAAGAAAACTATACAACCTTTAATCTGAAAAATAAGATTTTTTCCCATGTGATTTTTGAAACCAGCAACTTCACTCAAAGCGACTTGAGAAATACACGGTTCTTGGATTGCAAACTAAATGGATGTAACTTAAGCCTTATCAAAATAGAGGGCTGTCGATTTCAAGATGTTGAATTTCAAGACTGCAAGCTTCTTGGTATTGACTTTTCCAAATGCGACAAAATGTTTTTATCCATAAAATTCAAAAAGTGTTTAATTGACACTTCTAATTTTTCAGGTCTTGATTTAAAAAATACTCTTTTTCAGGAATGTGTTATTCGAGATACCCATTTTTCAGATACAAACCTAACTGGGTCCAATTTTACAGGCTCAGATTTACAAGGTAGCACTTTTCACAATACTAATCTGAGTAAAGCAACCTTTGTGGGAGCAATTAACTATTCTATCAACCCATTAACAAACAAGTTATCGAAAGCAAGATTCTCTAATCCAGAAGTTTTATCCTTATTAGAGTATCTTGGAATTATTATTGATTAG
- a CDS encoding coproporphyrinogen-III oxidase family protein — protein sequence MNISDDHLPSYIYTYPTKDAYRPFTDWKKATSGFSNVVGKINLYIHIPFCEMKCAFCNLFTVTKNPRSVIERYLKCLLKEIEIMRPYLLLDKLEVQSVYFGGGTPSLLNVDDLSSIIHRLKTLFIISNEAEWSIEGAPNSFTQQKFSDLKNLGFNRVSLGIQTFNPKLLHTTGRHYESTLGEVMAKRAIESGIKNVNLDLIYGLPGQSLEEWRQELSIACKLFPATLTLYPLAVRKRTSFGKKEVQDFLPPRELYRWYDISSNFLEKIGYSQNTFVTYSKNAGGCEHEAQQFQGIPTLAFGSGARKYAPSIHFADEDYHNRLPHAVTLKKYMDTIEKGELLVSSAAFLTSRDQQMQKVILGILSSGVKDPGEFINLILELKKEDLVAETESGYTLTKQGMRHSSSIAQWLIEKTHVLV from the coding sequence ATGAACATATCTGACGATCACTTACCGTCCTATATTTACACATATCCAACTAAGGATGCATATAGACCTTTTACAGATTGGAAGAAAGCTACTTCGGGTTTTTCGAATGTTGTTGGAAAAATCAACCTTTACATTCATATCCCATTTTGCGAAATGAAATGTGCTTTTTGTAATTTATTCACTGTTACCAAAAACCCAAGATCGGTCATTGAACGTTATCTCAAATGCCTTTTAAAAGAAATTGAGATAATGAGACCCTACCTGCTACTAGACAAGCTTGAAGTGCAATCTGTTTATTTTGGCGGCGGTACCCCAAGTTTATTAAATGTTGACGATCTCTCTTCCATTATTCATCGCCTGAAGACCCTTTTTATCATTTCCAACGAGGCTGAGTGGAGTATCGAAGGCGCTCCAAACTCTTTTACTCAACAAAAATTTAGCGACTTAAAAAACCTTGGCTTCAATAGGGTAAGCCTGGGGATTCAAACCTTTAACCCAAAACTCCTTCACACAACGGGTCGCCACTATGAAAGTACACTTGGGGAGGTAATGGCAAAAAGGGCAATCGAGTCAGGAATAAAAAATGTTAACCTTGATTTGATTTATGGACTCCCCGGTCAAAGTTTGGAGGAGTGGCGGCAAGAGCTGTCAATTGCATGTAAGCTATTTCCGGCAACACTAACCCTTTACCCCTTAGCTGTAAGAAAAAGGACATCTTTTGGCAAAAAAGAAGTGCAAGACTTTCTTCCTCCCCGTGAATTGTATAGATGGTATGACATATCCTCTAATTTCTTAGAAAAGATTGGTTATTCCCAAAATACCTTTGTCACTTATTCTAAAAATGCTGGGGGGTGTGAACATGAAGCCCAGCAATTTCAAGGAATACCAACATTAGCATTCGGATCTGGAGCAAGAAAATATGCCCCTTCAATCCATTTTGCTGATGAGGACTACCATAACAGGCTCCCCCATGCAGTAACTTTAAAAAAATATATGGATACTATCGAAAAAGGAGAGCTACTCGTTAGTTCAGCGGCATTTTTAACTAGCCGAGACCAGCAGATGCAAAAAGTGATCTTAGGAATTCTCTCGAGTGGTGTCAAAGACCCTGGAGAATTTATTAACTTAATTCTTGAACTAAAAAAGGAAGATCTTGTTGCAGAGACAGAGTCGGGCTACACCCTTACCAAGCAAGGGATGCGACATTCTAGCTCAATTGCCCAATGGCTAATAGAGAAAACTCATGTCTTGGTATAA
- a CDS encoding IS4 family transposase: MKHICELKNILAEHFDWNKSRLTVLTNVLIGLFVVRTVNLSDLSTVLYSEAKISSNYKRLQRFFKWLISVNNYTYLTMKFVIMVLGLKNKKNDLSLDRTDWKFGKKHINILTLGVNVKGVAIPLVWISLGRAGNSKTADRIELLKKVINEIEIKSLTADREFIGEEWFKFLLQANIPIYIRIKKDTQVVRRNHHYTISLKDLFAKLKQGKKKVLKGQYTVLGLEVNLAASRNNKGELLIVLTNRCPYKALKIYKKRWSIETLFGYFKTKGFNFEDTHMTDVNKIASWMLLLTIVVTWTMKTSLVLKEKEQKATHGRLRKSIFRVGFERLKRCLSQPLDRLKELLEYLKLLLRKKTRCRCVLRVV, encoded by the coding sequence ATGAAACATATTTGCGAACTGAAAAATATTTTAGCAGAACATTTTGATTGGAACAAGTCTAGATTAACTGTATTAACGAATGTATTAATAGGACTATTCGTAGTAAGAACAGTAAATTTATCAGATCTTTCAACCGTTTTATATAGTGAGGCAAAAATATCATCCAATTATAAACGTCTACAAAGATTTTTTAAATGGCTTATTTCCGTAAATAATTATACTTATTTGACCATGAAATTTGTGATAATGGTTTTAGGTCTTAAAAATAAAAAAAACGATTTATCTTTAGATAGAACCGATTGGAAGTTTGGTAAGAAGCACATAAATATTCTTACATTAGGTGTTAATGTTAAAGGAGTAGCTATTCCCCTTGTCTGGATTTCATTAGGAAGAGCAGGGAATTCAAAAACGGCAGATCGTATAGAACTTTTAAAAAAAGTCATAAATGAAATAGAAATCAAATCTCTAACAGCAGATAGAGAATTCATAGGAGAAGAATGGTTCAAGTTTTTACTTCAGGCAAATATTCCTATATACATTCGGATAAAAAAAGACACTCAGGTTGTTAGAAGAAATCATCATTATACAATTTCTCTTAAAGACTTATTTGCCAAACTAAAACAAGGTAAAAAAAAGGTGCTAAAGGGACAGTATACGGTTTTAGGGCTAGAAGTTAATTTAGCAGCTTCACGGAACAACAAGGGAGAACTCTTAATAGTTCTGACTAATAGATGTCCTTATAAAGCATTAAAAATCTATAAAAAAAGATGGTCGATAGAAACCCTTTTTGGATACTTCAAAACAAAAGGTTTTAACTTTGAAGATACCCACATGACTGATGTAAATAAAATAGCATCATGGATGCTACTGCTTACGATAGTCGTTACTTGGACAATGAAGACAAGTTTAGTCCTGAAAGAAAAAGAGCAAAAAGCAACTCATGGACGCTTAAGAAAAAGTATTTTTAGAGTAGGCTTTGAAAGACTAAAGAGATGCTTATCTCAGCCTTTAGATAGATTAAAAGAGCTTTTAGAGTACCTGAAGCTCTTACTAAGAAAAAAAACACGTTGTAGGTGTGTTTTAAGAGTGGTTTAA
- a CDS encoding type 1 glutamine amidotransferase domain-containing protein yields MKAKPQKILLFVANEYEDLELQYPKYRLREAGKKVVVAGEKKESYKGKHGYPCTADVTFKEIRVDDFDALVIPGGYAPDKLRKIPRVLEITRKFASQKKLIAFICHAGWIPISAKILKGIRCTSYISIKEDILNAGGKWVDKSVVVDRHFISSRFPEDLPDFCSAILNYLSQG; encoded by the coding sequence ATGAAAGCAAAGCCTCAAAAAATTTTACTTTTTGTAGCGAATGAGTATGAAGATCTCGAGCTACAATATCCTAAATATCGTCTACGTGAAGCCGGAAAAAAAGTTGTAGTAGCAGGGGAGAAAAAAGAGTCTTACAAAGGTAAGCACGGCTATCCTTGCACAGCTGATGTTACATTCAAAGAAATCAGGGTGGATGATTTCGATGCTTTAGTGATCCCCGGCGGTTATGCACCGGATAAATTGAGAAAAATCCCTAGAGTATTAGAAATCACTAGGAAATTTGCTAGCCAAAAAAAATTGATCGCATTTATCTGCCACGCAGGATGGATTCCTATTTCTGCAAAAATCCTTAAAGGGATTCGATGCACCTCTTATATTTCTATTAAGGAGGATATTCTCAATGCAGGAGGAAAGTGGGTAGATAAATCCGTGGTTGTCGATCGACATTTCATCTCAAGCCGCTTCCCTGAGGATTTACCCGATTTTTGCTCTGCTATTCTAAACTATCTTTCTCAAGGTTGA
- a CDS encoding methyltransferase domain-containing protein: MSWYKKETFGAFWEKGYRDSSLSSMGGPSFEVAEIAPALPRGAKVLDLGCGEGRNSFFLAQRGCEVTSVDRSGAGILKLASLSDRFNLNIQTHVADIASFKIDSSYDLVMAHGVLYYLENTIWRDLLNKVKEATRPGGFNIFTVFIYNEEIPCGEEIAAAHYLGSFSPNELKRFYSDWISHRFDQYVKWDSHPGMPIHVHPIEKLVVQKPLQTFSRNEIKVGNDLPRSVFDRINMGMKEYDLVQLTGNPGWIEKISFSGPQMGANKIIDESYQMSLWYFGKSMIYLVNGEVTGKSLLSTPAVHLKVQ; the protein is encoded by the coding sequence ATGTCTTGGTATAAAAAAGAGACCTTTGGAGCCTTTTGGGAAAAAGGATATAGAGACTCCTCTCTCTCTTCAATGGGAGGTCCAAGTTTTGAAGTAGCGGAAATTGCCCCGGCTCTCCCTAGAGGAGCGAAGGTCTTAGATCTCGGCTGTGGGGAAGGTAGAAATTCATTTTTTCTGGCACAAAGAGGCTGTGAAGTTACCTCAGTCGATCGATCGGGAGCTGGAATACTTAAGCTCGCTTCACTTTCAGACCGATTTAATTTAAATATTCAAACCCATGTCGCCGATATTGCATCTTTTAAGATAGATTCTTCCTATGATCTAGTCATGGCGCATGGAGTTCTCTATTATCTGGAAAATACTATCTGGCGTGACTTGCTTAACAAAGTAAAAGAGGCAACCCGTCCTGGAGGGTTTAACATCTTTACAGTGTTTATTTATAATGAAGAGATCCCTTGTGGTGAAGAAATTGCAGCCGCGCACTACCTTGGTTCATTTAGTCCAAATGAGTTAAAAAGATTCTATTCTGACTGGATAAGTCATCGCTTTGATCAATATGTTAAGTGGGATTCACACCCCGGAATGCCAATACATGTACATCCCATAGAAAAACTTGTTGTACAAAAACCTCTGCAAACATTTAGCCGAAATGAGATTAAGGTGGGTAATGATCTACCTCGCTCTGTTTTTGATAGGATTAATATGGGGATGAAGGAATACGACCTTGTGCAGTTAACAGGAAACCCAGGATGGATCGAAAAAATCTCGTTCTCAGGCCCTCAGATGGGTGCTAATAAGATTATCGATGAAAGCTATCAAATGTCACTATGGTATTTTGGCAAAAGTATGATTTACCTTGTAAATGGGGAAGTAACAGGGAAAAGTTTGCTTAGCACGCCCGCTGTTCATCTAAAAGTTCAGTAA
- a CDS encoding nucleoside monophosphate kinase — MVNFLIFGSPGSGKGTVCEVMARRGYTVLSMGTLLRKHVRDLTPLGKKIEQNVHQSILIPDTIACELMEDEIKRVVATEKPFVIEGFPSTITQYQLFILTFKKYNLKVLYLECQPDLAIERITSRMICKVCEGIYNLQSNPPHKQNICDRCDSLLVRRSEDDLSLAKKRIETFQEKTYPILNEVKVDHVLNNNSSRNQLLAQLTELLDEQRAC; from the coding sequence ATGGTCAATTTTTTGATATTTGGATCACCCGGTTCCGGAAAAGGGACAGTTTGCGAAGTAATGGCAAGGCGTGGCTATACAGTTCTTTCGATGGGAACTTTGCTCCGTAAACACGTTAGAGATTTAACGCCACTTGGAAAAAAAATTGAACAAAATGTTCATCAAAGTATTCTCATTCCCGACACAATTGCTTGTGAACTTATGGAAGATGAGATAAAAAGGGTTGTTGCAACTGAAAAACCGTTTGTTATCGAAGGATTTCCCTCTACTATAACCCAGTATCAACTATTTATTCTCACTTTCAAAAAATATAATTTGAAGGTTCTTTACCTAGAGTGTCAACCCGATCTAGCCATTGAAAGAATCACCTCAAGGATGATCTGCAAGGTTTGTGAGGGAATTTATAACCTACAATCAAACCCTCCCCATAAGCAAAATATTTGCGATAGGTGTGATAGCTTGCTTGTAAGAAGATCAGAAGATGACTTAAGTCTCGCTAAAAAGCGAATTGAAACTTTTCAAGAAAAAACTTATCCTATTTTAAATGAGGTAAAAGTAGACCATGTATTGAATAACAATTCTTCCCGTAATCAGTTGTTAGCTCAACTTACTGAACTTTTAGATGAACAGCGGGCGTGCTAA
- a CDS encoding Ku protein: MRSIWKGALSFGLVNIPVHMYTASLEKELSFVLLHKKDLSRVRYVRICEVENKEIPWQEIVKGYEYKKGDFVILQDKDFEKANLKKTKTIEIVHFIKENEIDSIYYVKPYYLEPAKNAEKAYGLLREALKKSKKVGLAKYVLRNREHFAVVKVHENMIILNQLRYQTEVLRAQDLKIPSIEKINPKEMNIAIALIDHLTTSFKPKEYKDTFTEEVKQIIKQKSKGRPIHPKTQEPKISKVHDIMTLLQNSLEKEKKPKNKKRKLS; the protein is encoded by the coding sequence ATGCGCTCTATCTGGAAGGGAGCTTTAAGCTTTGGTTTGGTGAATATCCCTGTGCATATGTATACAGCTAGTTTAGAAAAAGAGCTTTCTTTTGTTTTATTGCATAAAAAAGACCTTTCAAGAGTCCGTTATGTCAGGATATGTGAAGTAGAAAACAAAGAAATCCCGTGGCAAGAAATTGTCAAAGGTTATGAGTATAAGAAAGGGGACTTTGTGATTTTGCAAGATAAGGATTTTGAAAAAGCAAATTTAAAAAAAACAAAAACGATTGAGATTGTTCATTTTATTAAAGAGAATGAGATAGATAGCATTTATTACGTAAAGCCTTATTACTTAGAACCTGCTAAAAATGCAGAGAAGGCTTATGGCTTATTACGAGAAGCTTTAAAAAAATCTAAAAAGGTAGGTTTAGCTAAGTATGTACTTAGGAATAGAGAACATTTTGCAGTAGTTAAAGTTCATGAAAATATGATCATTCTTAATCAATTGCGTTATCAAACGGAAGTTTTACGTGCGCAAGATTTAAAGATCCCTTCGATAGAAAAAATAAACCCTAAGGAAATGAATATTGCTATTGCCTTGATAGACCATCTTACTACTTCTTTTAAACCTAAAGAATATAAGGATACTTTCACAGAAGAGGTTAAGCAAATCATCAAACAAAAATCAAAAGGTCGTCCCATCCACCCTAAAACTCAAGAGCCTAAAATCAGTAAAGTTCATGATATTATGACGCTTCTTCAGAATAGTTTGGAAAAAGAGAAAAAGCCAAAAAACAAAAAACGCAAACTTTCATGA